Proteins from one Salaquimonas pukyongi genomic window:
- the hemW gene encoding radical SAM family heme chaperone HemW — MSAHHHNPGDPFGVYVHWPFCAAKCPYCDFNSHVRHKPVDQATFAEAYRLEIAHMAALAPEREVTSIFFGGGTPSLMEPDTVGIIMEAIASHWPVSADAEITLEANPSSVEARRFKGYRQRGVNRLSLGVQSLNDAQLKFLGRLHTADEARAAIELAREIFPRLSFDMIYARPGQTPQAWRSELENAIALAADHLSLYQLTIEAGTPFFDLHRKGRLNVPDQDLAADLYELTAGVTHQHGLPAYEISNHARPGAESQHNLTYWRYHDYAGIGPGAHGRLTVDGRKLATACERNPEIWWQQVMVEGNGLRESEHLLETEAADEFLLMGLRLREGIDPARFEAMAERPLNPDRIRMLASQGLLETSKAGRLRATPQGALLLDAVVADLAS; from the coding sequence TTGAGCGCACATCACCACAATCCGGGCGATCCTTTCGGGGTCTATGTGCATTGGCCGTTCTGTGCCGCCAAATGCCCCTATTGCGACTTTAATTCCCATGTCCGCCACAAGCCGGTCGATCAGGCAACATTCGCTGAAGCCTACAGGCTGGAAATTGCCCATATGGCCGCGCTGGCACCTGAGCGCGAGGTTACCTCGATTTTTTTCGGCGGCGGCACGCCCTCGCTCATGGAGCCCGACACGGTGGGCATCATCATGGAGGCGATCGCCAGTCATTGGCCGGTATCTGCCGATGCCGAAATAACGCTTGAAGCCAATCCTTCCAGCGTCGAGGCACGCCGCTTCAAGGGATACCGCCAGCGCGGCGTCAACCGCCTGTCACTCGGGGTGCAGTCGCTCAACGATGCGCAGTTGAAATTCCTGGGCCGGCTGCATACCGCCGATGAGGCAAGAGCGGCAATCGAACTGGCACGGGAGATTTTCCCTCGCCTTTCCTTCGACATGATCTATGCCCGGCCCGGACAAACCCCGCAAGCATGGCGCAGCGAACTGGAAAATGCGATCGCGCTTGCCGCCGATCACCTGTCGCTTTACCAACTGACCATCGAGGCGGGGACGCCGTTTTTCGATCTGCACCGAAAGGGCAGGCTTAACGTGCCCGATCAGGACCTTGCCGCCGATCTTTATGAACTGACTGCCGGTGTGACGCATCAACACGGCCTGCCGGCATATGAAATTTCAAACCATGCCCGCCCCGGTGCAGAATCGCAGCACAATCTGACCTATTGGCGCTATCACGATTATGCCGGCATCGGTCCAGGTGCCCATGGCAGGCTGACCGTAGATGGCCGCAAGCTTGCCACGGCCTGCGAAAGAAATCCCGAAATCTGGTGGCAGCAGGTCATGGTCGAAGGCAATGGCTTGCGGGAATCGGAACACCTGCTGGAGACCGAGGCTGCCGATGAATTTCTGCTGATGGGGTTGCGCCTGCGCGAAGGCATCGATCCGGCCCGGTTCGAGGCCATGGCGGAAAGGCCGCTCAACCCGGATCGCATACGGATGCTGGCGTCCCAGGGCCTGCTGGAGACCAGCAAGGCGGGCCGCCTGCGCGCCACGCCGCAGGGGGCGTTGCTGCTCGATGCGGTGGTGGCCGATCTGGCGAGTTGA
- a CDS encoding ABC transporter substrate-binding protein has protein sequence MVTETTRTSAARALAARLCAGLLLALALISCQSANLGSATEGLGSEQANIPLAPNPQGEVFGQGPVRISLLIPKTAPGNAATVANDLRNGALLAMQDFGQNTIQLVIKDTKGTAADAQNMATEAINEGSTAILGPLFSGSVSSASAVTLPAGKTMIAFSNDPSVARRGAYLLSYTQSADTRRLVSYALSLGRRNIHAFLPTGAVGVLQEATLRQVAGRAGANVQISKYERSGEGIEAAVREAVVSVEAADALYIPEGGKFRKSSCPA, from the coding sequence ATGGTGACTGAAACGACTAGAACAAGCGCAGCCCGTGCGCTGGCAGCGCGCCTTTGTGCCGGACTGTTGCTGGCTCTTGCCCTCATCTCGTGCCAGTCGGCCAATCTGGGCAGCGCCACGGAAGGCCTGGGCAGCGAACAGGCCAACATTCCACTTGCGCCCAATCCCCAAGGCGAGGTTTTCGGCCAGGGCCCCGTGCGCATCAGCCTGCTGATCCCCAAGACTGCGCCGGGCAATGCGGCCACTGTCGCCAACGATCTTAGGAACGGCGCATTGCTGGCGATGCAGGATTTCGGCCAGAACACCATCCAACTGGTAATCAAGGACACCAAGGGTACGGCGGCCGATGCCCAGAACATGGCCACCGAAGCGATCAATGAGGGATCTACAGCCATTCTGGGGCCGCTGTTTTCGGGATCGGTAAGCTCTGCTTCCGCCGTTACGCTACCTGCCGGCAAGACCATGATCGCCTTTTCCAACGATCCGAGCGTCGCACGGCGCGGTGCCTATCTGCTTTCCTATACCCAGTCTGCCGATACCAGACGGCTGGTTTCCTATGCGTTGTCGCTCGGCAGGCGCAACATTCATGCATTCCTTCCAACCGGTGCCGTGGGTGTTCTGCAGGAAGCCACCCTGCGCCAGGTGGCAGGCCGCGCGGGGGCCAATGTTCAGATCAGCAAATACGAGCGTTCAGGAGAGGGCATTGAAGCGGCGGTACGCGAAGCTGTGGTCTCGGTGGAGGCTGCCGATGCGCTCTACATCCCCGAAGGGGGCAAATTCCGGAAGTCATCCTGTCCAGCCTGA
- the rsmI gene encoding 16S rRNA (cytidine(1402)-2'-O)-methyltransferase: protein MTTFIIHGKDFEAPALESGLYVVATPIGNLGDITIRALQTLAACDVIACEDTRVTGKLLSRYAITTRRRPYHEHNADKEGLKLIALLREGQSVALVSDAGTPLISDPGQRLVAAALQEGMPVIAIPGASAPLTALSGSGLFAGRFTFAGFLPPKQGARQATLSEFTQTHGTLIFFEGPSRLAATLKDMAAVFGEDHGACVARELTKLHEEFRSAPLAQLAAHYREHPPKGEIVILVKPLVTSAQVDGETVLRELLETMNVSRAAAEAARLTGRPKRELYQLALHVSGAKRGK, encoded by the coding sequence ATGACCACATTTATCATCCACGGCAAGGACTTCGAGGCGCCAGCGCTGGAAAGCGGCCTTTATGTGGTTGCAACACCAATTGGCAATCTGGGCGACATCACCATTCGAGCGCTTCAAACGCTCGCCGCCTGCGATGTGATTGCATGCGAAGATACCCGTGTGACAGGCAAGCTTCTTTCCCGCTATGCCATTACCACCCGCCGGCGCCCCTATCACGAGCACAATGCAGACAAGGAAGGCCTGAAGCTGATCGCTTTGCTGCGTGAGGGGCAATCGGTCGCCCTGGTCAGCGATGCCGGAACGCCGCTGATTTCCGATCCGGGCCAGCGGCTGGTGGCCGCAGCGCTTCAGGAGGGGATGCCGGTTATTGCTATTCCCGGAGCGTCCGCACCGCTGACCGCGCTTTCTGGCTCTGGTCTTTTTGCCGGACGGTTTACGTTCGCCGGCTTTCTGCCGCCCAAACAGGGCGCCCGGCAGGCGACGCTGTCGGAGTTTACACAAACCCACGGCACATTGATATTCTTCGAGGGGCCCTCAAGACTTGCTGCGACGCTCAAGGATATGGCGGCGGTTTTTGGTGAGGATCATGGCGCCTGTGTCGCAAGGGAACTGACAAAGCTGCACGAGGAATTCCGCTCTGCTCCGCTGGCTCAGCTTGCCGCCCATTACCGCGAGCATCCGCCGAAAGGGGAGATTGTCATCCTCGTGAAACCGCTTGTAACTTCCGCCCAGGTCGATGGCGAAACCGTGCTGCGCGAATTGCTGGAAACGATGAATGTCAGCCGGGCAGCTGCCGAAGCAGCGCGCCTGACTGGCCGGCCCAAGCGTGAACTCTATCAGCTTGCCTTGCATGTTTCAGGAGCAAAGCGTGGGAAGTGA
- a CDS encoding YraN family protein: MGSDQAPDAPAQHHRRNRRRARRYGLAAEHLAAVALRLKGYRILERNYRTKLGEIDIIARKGDLVAIVEVKARDSVAGAADAVGYQARQRIGRAAHHWLATRRDAHRLSLRFDIIAIRPWRWPVHLKNAF, translated from the coding sequence GTGGGAAGTGATCAAGCCCCCGATGCGCCGGCTCAGCATCACCGCCGCAACCGCCGGCGCGCGCGGCGCTACGGGCTTGCCGCCGAACATTTGGCTGCAGTTGCGTTGCGCCTTAAGGGATACCGGATCCTGGAGCGCAACTATCGCACCAAGCTGGGTGAAATCGACATCATTGCCCGCAAGGGGGATCTCGTGGCGATTGTCGAGGTAAAGGCGCGTGACAGCGTGGCAGGCGCCGCCGATGCGGTAGGATACCAGGCCCGCCAGCGGATCGGGCGCGCTGCCCATCACTGGCTTGCAACCCGCCGCGATGCCCACCGGCTTTCCCTGCGTTTTGACATCATCGCCATTCGGCCCTGGCGCTGGCCGGTTCATCTGAAAAACGCATTCTGA
- the gshB gene encoding glutathione synthase, protein MALKVGVQMDHISTISIEGDSTFALCLEAKARGHELFHFTPDRLQLRGGSLSAEIEALDVRDVKEDHFTLGQQALTDLSSLDVVLLRQDPPFDMSYITNTHLLERVHPKTLVVNDPRAVRNAPEKILVMEFADLMPETLITRDFAAIRRFRDEFGDIIIKPLYGNGGAGVFRLAEGDQNLSSLLEMFDGLYREPFIAQRYLKDVRKGDKRIILVDGEPVGALNRVPAEGDARSNMHVGGIAEHAELTAREKEICARIGPRLKEEGFIFVGIDVIGDWMTEINVTSPTGIREVKRFSGTDVAALIWDAIEKRK, encoded by the coding sequence ATGGCGCTCAAAGTCGGGGTCCAGATGGACCACATTTCAACGATTTCCATCGAAGGCGATTCGACCTTCGCTCTGTGTCTGGAGGCCAAGGCGCGCGGGCATGAACTGTTTCACTTCACCCCGGACCGGCTGCAACTGCGCGGCGGCAGCCTGTCAGCGGAAATCGAGGCGCTCGATGTACGTGACGTCAAGGAAGATCATTTCACCCTGGGCCAGCAGGCACTGACCGACCTGTCATCGCTCGACGTCGTTTTGCTGCGCCAGGACCCGCCATTCGACATGAGCTATATCACCAACACGCATCTGCTGGAACGCGTGCATCCAAAAACGCTGGTGGTCAACGATCCGCGTGCCGTGCGCAACGCGCCGGAGAAAATCCTGGTCATGGAATTTGCCGATCTGATGCCGGAAACACTTATCACCAGGGACTTTGCCGCGATCCGGCGCTTTCGTGATGAATTCGGCGACATCATCATCAAGCCGCTTTACGGCAATGGCGGTGCGGGGGTTTTCCGGCTGGCCGAAGGGGACCAGAATCTCTCCTCCCTGCTGGAAATGTTCGACGGTCTTTACCGTGAACCCTTCATTGCCCAGCGCTATCTGAAGGATGTGCGCAAGGGCGACAAGCGCATCATCCTCGTCGATGGCGAGCCGGTGGGCGCCCTCAACCGGGTGCCGGCAGAAGGCGACGCCCGCTCCAACATGCATGTTGGCGGCATTGCCGAACATGCGGAGCTGACAGCGCGGGAGAAGGAAATCTGTGCCCGCATTGGCCCCCGCCTGAAGGAGGAAGGCTTCATCTTCGTCGGCATTGATGTGATCGGAGACTGGATGACGGAGATCAATGTCACGTCGCCAACCGGTATTCGCGAGGTGAAGCGGTTTTCCGGTACCGATGTTGCAGCACTGATCTGGGATGCAATTGAAAAGAGAAAATGA
- a CDS encoding YifB family Mg chelatase-like AAA ATPase, with protein sequence MVSRVQTVAFHGIEAVPVDVQVMVAPGQLQMPIVGLPDKAVAESRERVKSALHASGLAMPPKRVTVNLAPADLPKEGSHFDLPIALGLMAALGAIPSDVLDRYVVMGELSLDGTLMPVAGALPAAIGANALGKGLICPAASGQEAAWADPDMEVLAPRSLIGLANHFRGTQVLSRPKPGIREPAASLPDLAEIRGQETAKRALEIAAAGGHNLLMVGPPGAGKSMLAERLPGILPRLAPRELLEISMIRSIAGELAEGRLSDRRPFRAPHHSASMAAMVGGGLRARPGEVSLAHNGVLFLDELPEFTPQVLDSLRQPLEAGEAAIVRANYRVTYPSRFQLIAAMNPCRCGMAGEPGHTCRRGERCATDYQARVSGPFMDRIDLRIEVPAISAADMMTTGGGEESAMVARRIETARKCQAERLDALLKRSAGDSDLARKLNLHRGIPAQKTNAALGSAVTELIAAPDEAGAKLLRDAAETMRFSARGYHRILKVARTIADLDGAETVGRIHLAEAIAYRTLNERPALAA encoded by the coding sequence ATGGTCTCACGGGTTCAGACGGTTGCCTTTCACGGTATTGAGGCGGTGCCGGTCGACGTTCAGGTCATGGTTGCCCCTGGCCAGTTGCAGATGCCCATTGTGGGCCTGCCCGACAAGGCGGTTGCGGAGAGCCGCGAACGGGTGAAGTCGGCACTGCATGCTTCCGGCCTCGCCATGCCGCCCAAGCGGGTGACGGTCAATCTGGCGCCGGCGGACCTGCCGAAAGAGGGCAGCCATTTCGATCTGCCGATCGCGCTGGGATTAATGGCAGCGCTCGGCGCCATTCCCTCCGATGTGCTGGACCGGTATGTGGTGATGGGGGAACTTTCCCTTGATGGCACGCTGATGCCCGTTGCCGGCGCTCTGCCTGCGGCCATCGGCGCCAACGCCCTCGGCAAGGGGCTGATCTGTCCGGCCGCCAGCGGGCAGGAAGCAGCCTGGGCCGATCCTGACATGGAGGTTCTTGCTCCCCGCAGCCTGATCGGGCTTGCCAATCACTTTCGTGGAACACAGGTGCTTTCCCGGCCCAAACCGGGCATTCGCGAACCGGCTGCAAGCCTGCCCGATCTTGCTGAAATTCGGGGCCAGGAAACCGCCAAGCGGGCACTGGAGATCGCCGCTGCCGGCGGCCACAACCTGTTGATGGTCGGACCGCCAGGCGCGGGCAAGTCCATGCTTGCAGAAAGACTTCCCGGCATCCTGCCAAGACTTGCGCCCAGGGAACTGCTGGAAATCTCGATGATCCGGTCAATTGCCGGCGAGTTGGCGGAAGGCCGGCTCTCCGACCGCCGCCCCTTCCGCGCACCGCACCATTCCGCGTCCATGGCAGCCATGGTGGGCGGTGGCCTGCGCGCCCGCCCCGGCGAAGTGTCCTTGGCCCATAACGGTGTGCTGTTTCTTGATGAACTGCCGGAGTTTACGCCGCAGGTTCTCGATTCCCTGCGCCAGCCGCTGGAAGCGGGCGAGGCTGCCATTGTGCGCGCCAATTACCGGGTTACCTATCCCTCGCGTTTTCAGCTCATCGCGGCCATGAATCCCTGCCGCTGCGGCATGGCGGGTGAGCCTGGCCACACCTGCCGCCGCGGCGAACGCTGCGCCACCGACTATCAGGCACGGGTCTCCGGCCCGTTCATGGACCGGATTGATCTGCGCATCGAAGTGCCGGCGATCTCCGCTGCCGACATGATGACGACCGGCGGGGGCGAGGAAAGCGCCATGGTCGCACGGCGCATCGAGACAGCCCGCAAATGCCAGGCCGAGCGCCTTGATGCCTTGCTCAAACGCTCTGCCGGCGACAGTGACCTTGCCCGCAAATTGAACCTGCACCGGGGCATCCCGGCCCAGAAGACCAATGCCGCGCTCGGTTCGGCGGTAACGGAACTGATTGCAGCGCCCGATGAAGCCGGCGCAAAATTGCTGCGAGATGCCGCCGAAACCATGCGGTTCTCCGCCCGCGGTTATCATCGCATTCTCAAGGTGGCCCGCACCATTGCGGACCTCGACGGAGCTGAAACCGTCGGCCGCATTCATCTGGCCGAGGCAATTGCCTATCGAACCTTGAACGAGCGTCCGGCGCTCGCTGCGTAA
- a CDS encoding PAS domain-containing hybrid sensor histidine kinase/response regulator: MGANERQKDAAAPQKKHAEDRRGSAAGASPDGMEFAHAENRPQASKARFRRGRRQRPALTAGLSRRPVAFVANHALPLFIICSAGLFAFLAPFGSPAAIAVMGFAGVLACLVQSRQRAEGADIAAMRSRFEELEDKAWELSESEERYRTITDAFGDLVAIRDHGNRILSCNAAYAASLGTTPEEIIAGNRLPAMDESGPAQEEATGFPARLVRQGERTELVIDTPDGRKWYHWLDLPVRGGNGGKSAILSVARDITSFKRSTELDAEARKQAEQANRAKSRFLAMASHEMRTPLNGIIGMSKLLGTTPLTPEQHNYTEALRRSGQSLLTLIEGMLDLTTIEAGRFALKPQRFALRAMLEDTLELLHYQAAEKDLGLGLYVAPDVPEEIEADGERLRQVLINLVGNAIKFTQSGGVAVECGIGVAGGRKTLVLRIRDTGPGLSEQNRARIFREFEQVEDNNARSAGGAGLGLAISRALAEQFGGTLELQETGGQGSVFAFTLPLEQSSDTAHRASLEGRRIALVMENPVERDCLSRTLQDMGASVPVSETKLSGCDTVLVDGETAGQVLKTVQAFDHEDRPRVCVSLTAGQKALWPRLRESGADAWLTRPVRQSSLEAVLNSRKAREPAKKSGSQSQVCADDHKPEYLPAAGQKRRILLAEDNDINALLVTAALAKAGHEVIRVGNGAEAVAQCTGQGAGETAYDLVLMDMHMPVMDGIHAIREIRQHEVSRYIPILILSADGVSENRQAALDAGADGFLSKPVDPSELLKRVDRTTASDRSDMAGTA; encoded by the coding sequence ATGGGCGCGAACGAACGCCAAAAGGACGCGGCGGCACCGCAGAAAAAGCACGCCGAAGACCGCCGGGGCTCGGCCGCAGGCGCTTCGCCTGACGGCATGGAATTTGCGCATGCTGAAAATCGGCCGCAAGCTTCCAAGGCCCGCTTCCGGCGGGGCAGACGCCAAAGGCCGGCGCTGACCGCAGGCCTTTCCCGTCGACCTGTAGCCTTTGTCGCAAACCATGCGCTCCCGCTTTTCATCATCTGCTCTGCGGGTCTTTTTGCCTTCCTGGCCCCGTTCGGATCACCTGCTGCCATCGCTGTCATGGGATTTGCCGGTGTTTTGGCTTGCCTGGTTCAAAGCCGCCAGCGCGCAGAAGGCGCGGACATCGCTGCCATGCGTTCGCGCTTCGAGGAACTGGAAGATAAGGCCTGGGAGCTTTCTGAAAGCGAGGAACGCTACCGCACGATCACCGATGCCTTCGGCGATCTTGTCGCCATACGCGATCACGGCAACAGGATCCTGTCCTGCAACGCTGCTTATGCTGCAAGTCTGGGGACTACTCCGGAAGAAATTATTGCCGGCAACCGATTGCCCGCAATGGATGAAAGCGGGCCCGCGCAGGAAGAAGCAACTGGATTTCCCGCCCGGCTTGTCCGCCAGGGCGAGCGGACCGAACTGGTCATCGACACGCCCGATGGCCGCAAATGGTATCACTGGCTGGACCTGCCGGTACGCGGCGGCAATGGCGGTAAAAGTGCCATTCTTTCCGTCGCCCGCGACATCACCTCCTTCAAGCGCTCCACCGAACTTGATGCCGAGGCGCGAAAGCAGGCCGAACAGGCAAACCGTGCCAAGTCGCGTTTTCTTGCCATGGCAAGCCACGAAATGCGCACGCCCCTGAACGGTATTATCGGCATGTCGAAACTGCTCGGCACAACCCCTCTGACGCCGGAGCAGCACAACTATACCGAGGCGCTCAGGCGTTCGGGCCAGTCGCTGCTCACTCTCATCGAAGGCATGCTGGATCTTACGACCATCGAGGCGGGCCGCTTTGCCCTCAAGCCGCAGCGCTTCGCCCTGCGCGCCATGCTGGAGGATACGCTTGAACTGCTCCATTACCAGGCGGCGGAAAAAGACCTCGGCCTCGGCCTGTATGTGGCACCCGATGTGCCCGAAGAGATCGAAGCTGATGGTGAGCGGTTGCGCCAGGTGCTGATCAATCTTGTCGGCAATGCCATCAAGTTCACGCAAAGCGGCGGCGTGGCCGTTGAATGCGGGATTGGCGTTGCCGGTGGGCGGAAAACCCTGGTCCTGCGCATCCGTGACACCGGCCCCGGCCTGTCGGAGCAGAACCGTGCCCGCATCTTCCGCGAGTTTGAGCAGGTGGAAGATAACAATGCCCGCTCTGCCGGAGGGGCGGGGCTGGGCCTTGCCATCTCCCGGGCCCTGGCCGAACAGTTCGGCGGCACACTGGAATTGCAGGAAACCGGGGGTCAGGGGTCGGTTTTTGCCTTCACCCTTCCGCTTGAACAGAGCAGTGACACGGCTCACCGGGCATCCCTTGAAGGCCGCCGGATTGCCCTTGTGATGGAAAATCCAGTCGAAAGGGATTGCCTTTCCCGCACCTTGCAGGACATGGGTGCCAGCGTGCCGGTGTCCGAAACGAAGCTTAGCGGATGCGATACGGTTCTGGTGGACGGGGAAACAGCAGGGCAGGTGCTGAAAACCGTTCAAGCGTTTGACCATGAAGACAGGCCGCGCGTCTGCGTATCGCTGACCGCAGGACAGAAAGCCCTTTGGCCGCGTTTGCGTGAAAGCGGCGCCGATGCCTGGCTGACCCGACCGGTGCGCCAGTCAAGCCTGGAAGCGGTGCTCAACAGCCGCAAAGCGCGTGAACCGGCCAAAAAAAGCGGGTCGCAATCACAAGTTTGCGCAGATGACCACAAACCGGAATATCTGCCCGCCGCCGGACAGAAACGCCGTATTTTGCTGGCCGAAGACAACGACATCAATGCGCTCTTGGTAACTGCAGCGCTTGCGAAAGCAGGCCATGAGGTCATACGCGTTGGCAACGGTGCAGAGGCAGTGGCGCAATGCACAGGGCAGGGCGCCGGCGAGACGGCGTATGATCTTGTGTTGATGGACATGCACATGCCGGTAATGGACGGAATTCATGCCATTAGGGAAATCCGGCAGCATGAGGTATCCCGTTACATCCCGATCCTCATCCTGTCGGCCGATGGCGTTTCTGAAAACCGGCAGGCGGCGCTCGATGCCGGTGCTGACGGATTTCTGTCAAAACCGGTCGATCCGTCAGAATTGCTGAAAAGGGTCGACCGCACCACCGCTTCAGACAGGAGCGACATGGCAGGTACGGCGTAA
- a CDS encoding GNAT family N-acetyltransferase yields the protein MLDQFTDNPKRQPEAARPHCDEPVLGRLGGLTVKLAETPAEIEAAKRLRYAVFHEERGKTGAAGANAELDEDAFDAHCDHLIVVDEKAGTESKSRPVIATYRLMNRKMAERAGRFYSAAEYDIASLLKRHKDLSFLEFGRSCVAPGYRDKRTVELLWHGSWAYVRRHGHDVMFGCASFEGTDPAVHAEALSLLGEQALAEDEWQVSAVAPSVSLPILAPEAYQARRALRSLPPILKGYLRLGAIFAREAVIDHAFGTVDVLVLLPVARLNPRYVRYYGADAGRHKAD from the coding sequence ATGCTCGACCAGTTCACCGATAATCCGAAACGCCAGCCCGAAGCGGCACGGCCACACTGTGACGAACCCGTCCTTGGCAGGCTTGGCGGATTGACCGTCAAGCTGGCGGAAACACCTGCGGAAATCGAGGCGGCCAAACGTCTGCGCTATGCCGTGTTTCACGAGGAACGCGGAAAAACCGGTGCCGCCGGTGCAAATGCCGAGTTGGATGAAGACGCGTTCGATGCCCACTGCGATCACCTGATCGTGGTCGATGAAAAGGCAGGCACTGAAAGCAAATCGCGACCGGTGATCGCCACCTACCGGTTGATGAACCGCAAGATGGCCGAACGTGCTGGCCGCTTTTATTCCGCCGCCGAATACGACATCGCATCATTGCTCAAGCGTCACAAAGACCTCAGCTTTCTGGAGTTTGGCCGCTCTTGTGTTGCGCCAGGCTACCGCGACAAGCGCACGGTCGAACTGCTCTGGCATGGCAGTTGGGCCTATGTGCGCCGCCATGGCCATGATGTCATGTTCGGTTGCGCTTCCTTTGAGGGAACCGATCCTGCCGTCCATGCCGAAGCGCTTTCCCTGCTGGGCGAACAGGCCCTGGCGGAGGACGAATGGCAGGTAAGCGCCGTGGCGCCGTCGGTGTCGCTGCCCATTCTGGCGCCGGAGGCCTATCAGGCCCGGCGTGCCTTGCGCAGCCTGCCGCCGATCCTCAAGGGTTATCTTCGCCTTGGCGCCATCTTTGCCCGGGAGGCGGTAATCGATCATGCCTTTGGCACGGTCGATGTTTTGGTTCTTCTGCCGGTCGCCCGCCTTAACCCGCGCTATGTGCGCTACTATGGTGCGGATGCAGGCCGCCACAAGGCAGACTGA